Part of the Niallia alba genome is shown below.
TATAAAAATCCCTTTCCTTTTTTTGAAATATTTTCAATCCGATCGATAGGACTTGTTAGGGTTACTAATCGGATAATTTCTACATTGTGCTTTGCTGCTAGTTCTTCTAGTAGCACTTCTTCTTCAACTGGTAAGTCAGGTACTATCAATCCATTAATTGCTGCTTTTTCACAGTCTTGGAAAAATGACTCTGGTCCATAGGCTAAAACTGGGTTTAAATAGGTCATTATGACAAGGGGTATGCTAGTTAATGATCTAAAGGATTGAATTGTTTCGAAAACACCTCTCAAAGTCGTTCCAGCTTCAAGCGAACGGATACCTGCCGCTTGAATAATAGGGCCATCCGCTACTGGGTCAGAAAATGGAATACCGAGCTCAATGGCAGTTGCACCTGCTTCTTCAAGGAAGAGAACTTTATCTTTTAAAGTCTCCAGCCCTCCATCTCCAGCCATAATATATGGAACAAATGCTTTATCTCCTTTTTCGAGTGTCTTTTTAAAGGCAGCTTCGATTGTTATCATATTGTTACTCCTCCATTCTTTCCATAACTGTATTTACGTCTTTATCTCCTCTTCCAGATAAACAAACAATTATTCCTTCTTCTTTATTCATTTTAGCTGCCAGTTTCACCGCATAGCTAATTGCATGAGCACTTTCTAAGGCTGGAATAATCCCTTCCACTTTACAAAGCAGCTGAAGTGCTTCAAAGGCTTCGTCATCTGTAACAGACTCATAGGTTGCCCGTCCAATATCATGTAAAAAACTATGTTCTGGACCAATTCCAGGATAATCTAAACCTGCTGAAATAGAGTGTGCTTCTTGAATTTGCCCATCTTCATTTTGCAGTAAATACATATAAGATCCGTGTAACACACCTGGTTTGCCTTTTGATAAAGAAGCAGCATGCTTATCTGTATGAAGACCATGTCCTGAAGCCTCTACCCCATATAAAGCGACACTTTCATCTTCAATGAAAGGATAAAAAATCCCCATCGCATTACTTCCTCCACCAATACAAGCAACAATTGCTTCAGGTAGGTTGCCAACTTTTTCAATATATTGCTTTTTAGCTTCTATCCCAATGACACTTTGAAAATCACGCACCATCATTGGAAATGGATGTGGTCCCATTACAGAGCCTAATATATAATGGGTATCTACTACATTTGTTACCCAGTAGCGTAATGCTTCATTACAAGCATCCTTAAGTGTGGCACTCCCTGAAGTAACCCCTATTACTTTTGCACCTAATAATTCCATTCGAAATACATTTAATTTCTGTCTTCTAATATCCTCTTCCCCCATAAAAATCGTACATTCTAAGTTTAATAGTGCACATGCTGTAGCAGTTGCTACGCCATGCTGTCCAGCTCCTGTTTCCGCAACCACTTTCTTTTTTCCCATTCTTTTCGCAAGAAGAGCTTGCCCTAGAGAATTATTAATTTTATGGGCACCTGTATGATTCAAATCTTCTCTTTTTAAATAAATTTTTGCCCCACCCGCATATTTTGTTAAATTCTCTGCAAAATAGAGCGGTGTTTCTCTACCCACATAATCCTTTAAAAGTTTATTTAAGTCTTCATGGAAGGCAGCGTCTTTTTGTGCCTTCTTATATGCTGCTTCCAGCTCTGTTACTGCCTGCATCAATGTCTCTGGAACATATCTTCCTCCATACATTCCAAAATGTCCTTTATTATCTGGATATGCATATGTTTCTGTCATGTTAAGCTCCCTCTTTTCTTAAATATGAACTGTATTTGCGATTTGTAAGAAATTTTTTATTTTTACTAGATCTTTCTTTCCATCGGTCTCTACTCCACTACTAACATCGACCATATAAGGCTTTGCTGTATTTACTGCTT
Proteins encoded:
- the trpA gene encoding tryptophan synthase subunit alpha, giving the protein MITIEAAFKKTLEKGDKAFVPYIMAGDGGLETLKDKVLFLEEAGATAIELGIPFSDPVADGPIIQAAGIRSLEAGTTLRGVFETIQSFRSLTSIPLVIMTYLNPVLAYGPESFFQDCEKAAINGLIVPDLPVEEEVLLEELAAKHNVEIIRLVTLTSPIDRIENISKKGKGFLYAVTVTGITGSRTNFQAHLGAHLLKVKEVSPIPVLAGFGISSPEHVASMAEYCDGVIVGSRIVELFSQNNLDEIKALIAASKKGNTLSAI
- the trpB gene encoding tryptophan synthase subunit beta encodes the protein MTETYAYPDNKGHFGMYGGRYVPETLMQAVTELEAAYKKAQKDAAFHEDLNKLLKDYVGRETPLYFAENLTKYAGGAKIYLKREDLNHTGAHKINNSLGQALLAKRMGKKKVVAETGAGQHGVATATACALLNLECTIFMGEEDIRRQKLNVFRMELLGAKVIGVTSGSATLKDACNEALRYWVTNVVDTHYILGSVMGPHPFPMMVRDFQSVIGIEAKKQYIEKVGNLPEAIVACIGGGSNAMGIFYPFIEDESVALYGVEASGHGLHTDKHAASLSKGKPGVLHGSYMYLLQNEDGQIQEAHSISAGLDYPGIGPEHSFLHDIGRATYESVTDDEAFEALQLLCKVEGIIPALESAHAISYAVKLAAKMNKEEGIIVCLSGRGDKDVNTVMERMEE